In Labrus mixtus chromosome 9, fLabMix1.1, whole genome shotgun sequence, the DNA window ATAGCTTGTGATAATACTCTTGGAGGAATCCCAGCAGAAAGATCCACTGCATTCTGGTCAACCAACTAAATCAGTGGTGGTCCAAGTTGTTTCCAAAAGATCCATTAGCAGATCTATTTTATCCAAATGGCACAATTACATCATCAATTACATAAACATTTtgcttgtaaaaataaaaactgacttCCCAAATTGTTAAATTTTCATCAGTTTATTCAGTGAAAAGTGTTGTCTCTGAAATGTCAGATTTAAAGATGTTACCTGAGGTCAATAATTTAAAAGCCTTTCTGAACCAACTATAAAAGAATGCATATATTATAGGGTTCACAGCAGAATTTGAATTTCCCAACCATCCAAGTGTTACAAAAAATGTTGGCGGTATTGAGTAACTAATAAAAGGATCGGTGATGTTACAAACAAAAATTGGAGTCCAAAAGCACAGAAAAACCCCCATTACAATAGCCAGGGTTTTAGTGGCTTTTGTCTGGCCTGtgtttgagttcacacatcCTGCAATTTGTATGCTGCGAAACTGTGACAGAGCCACAAGGAAAATCTTAAAGTAAACACAAAGCATTATTATTCCGGGCAAGTAAAAAGAAATCACTGAGGAGACAGTACTAGACACTCcactcataaaaaaaacacatcctccTTCACATACAACATGGTTATAATAAAACTCTTCAACACCCAAAATATTTAACTTCAGAAAAATCATTCCAAAGCCTAAAATAACTGAAATACTCCAACAGAGCAGGATCATGATCAACacaacattaacagatattttaCTTCTGTAAAGCAGAGGTTGGCAAACAGCGTAGTATCGGTCAACTGATATGAAAGAAAGATTGATAATTGATGCTGTAGTCAGTGTGTAAATAGAACTCATGTAGACTTTACAGAAGAAGTCGCCAAAATACCAACAAGACTCAATAGTTTGAATCATATAAGGGAACATGACCATTATCGCTAAAAGCAGGTCAGACATAGCCAGAGACAAAATCAGGTAATTTGTTGGAGTATGGAGCTGCTTAAAATAAGCCACTGAAAAAGTGACCAAAAGGTTTCCACACACTGTTAGGATGATTATGACCCCTAAAACGATGTAGAGGGTAACACGTAGGGGTATGGGATAACTTGACTTCAAACATGAAGTGTTTCTGGACTCAAAGCAGCGTTCTGGCTCCATCTGTTTGAAAGGAGACGAGAATTGAACAAAATAGGAATGGATTTTGTTGAGAAAAAGAGTCATAGGAATACAGTTTCGCTTAAAATCAGTGAATCAAAATCAGGTCTCAACCATCTATTTCTTTTGGTTCATGATTCTGCACACAGCTTAGAACTACTGTAAAACATAAGGTTGAATTAGGCCTACCCCATTGCTAATAGACAGTGTGCTCAattacaaaatcaaacatttctagACATTAATTCATtcttaaagaaataagaaagatgagcattggcaagtttacatactgtacaaatacatacatacaaatccTACACTTACCTTCCACAGTTAGTAGGACAGTGGCCAGCAGAGCACAATCTGCCACATATGAGGTCAGCTTTTTTTGTACCAAATGAGCTCTGCCTCTGTGGCCAGTAAAGtcagagtttaaataaaataccttCAGAAATGGAGGTTGGACAATCTGTCccagcagacagaaaaagagatacAGCAGGTAGTGAATGTCCCTTCACAATTCAACAATGGATTCTTAGCTGAAAGCCAATGAAATTACGTTCTTAGTGTTAAACCCCCCTTTGAACTTTCACTTTTCGTTGCTGGTAGAAAGGAAGTGTCCTTATTTGGGTTACATAGCgttgtgcaggagagagagctTTGCAGAGATATCAGTCATGACAGGCATTATGCCGCGATCagacaaaaatgtattaaaatatacACATAAATGTATAATTTGGATATTTGCTTTATGGTAGTTTGAAATATTCAGGGAGTGAACTAGCCCAAAATCTCAAAAATTGAccaatgcatacatttttttttatttttgcctgcTGTGTCTCACCTTAGGATGACTATGAGTTATTATTATTCACTCATAAGGTTTTAGATAGGGTTATGATTTTTCATGGAATATTAGGATCCATGCTAATGTGGTTACGTGAATTATACATTGTCAATACAAACGTTTGATCCAAAGCTTCCACTGTTCACTATGTTTCtccaaaacatttgaagaagtCACACAAGTTGCACAAAGAAAAGGCCAAGAGTTGCTTTACAATGACACATCATGCTATTTCTTATTGTCTGCAAACTTTTGTTGAGTGTTCTGGAAACAGTTTGTTATGATCAAAAGTTgtagtgtgtgtctgatgtAAAACTAGTCGATTCTAGGTGTGTGTGGCAAGATGGCGCCAGTGTGTGAGGCGGGCCGTCAGCTGCACCGACTGCTCCGactattttgtttgtttctgttgttcgTAACACTTGTTGCACATACTGTCAACACTCTGCGGTTTTATGATCGCCAAACGTTGCTAGATCTAAGAATATCCGCCAACAATCTGGTCAACTTTGATACTTATGGACAAAAAACTctgcctcctttcctctctggcGTCCCGTCATACCTCTGCCGCACTCCAGTGCCACCACCTCGGCGTAAACGCCACCGCCGCCGGGGTAAACGTGGTGGCTGTCTGGTGAGGCTGAGGGTCGGGTTGGTTCGTCCTAATCGAGGAGGATCTGGAGCGGGGCCTCGCCTTTGTGTCTCTGGACGTTCGCTGGACCCTGTCGCTGCCTGGTTTGTACCGGTGGCGGGCTCGGATGGGATGTTCCAGCCCCGCGGACCCTGCTCTCCTTGTCTCCGCTGGCGCGGAGTAAATCTGGGGAACCTGCGGCCTTTGTGTCGGgcctccctgtcagctgcttgtCCTGACCCACCAGCTCCTGCCAGGTTCGGCCTGGTAAACGCCAGATCGCTGATGAACAAATCATTTATCCTTAAGGATTTCTTCATATCCCGGGAACTGGATTTCCTCTTTATCTCCGAGACCTGGCTGAGTGTCGGTGAGTCCAGTGTCTTCGCCGAACTTTTACCTGACgactgctgcttttttaacTCTCCGCGGACGTCTGGCCGAGGAGGGGGAATTGcgactgtttttaaaggtgtgttTAAGTGTAAACAGTTATCGCTGCCATCCTCCTTCACCAGCTTTGAGCTCAGTCTGTTTGAGCTGGGCTATTCTCACACGGTTCTGTGTGCTGTGATCTACCGGCCTCCCAAATATAACAGAgactttttaacacatttttctgtgttcctgGCTGATATTATGCCCAAATATGACCGGGTCCTTATTGTCGGAGATTGCAATATTCATGTGTGTTGCCCTGATAATCCTTTGGCGCGAgattttttaaacctcattgACTCTTTTAATCTCGTGCAGTCTGTACTTGGGCCTACACATGAACGCGGTCACACACTGGATCTTGTGTTATCTTATGGTCTGCCTGTTCTTAACCTGGAGGTCTGTGACGCCTTTTTCTCTGACCATATGCCTGTACTGTTTGAAGCTGCTGTCCGCTGTCCCACTGTTAAACCTTGCGCTGCTGCTCGCAGATGTCAAGTTTTTAACCCTTCCACTGCTGCTCACTTCTCTGCAGTTTTTAGTCAGAACTGCGTCTTTCCCGAGTCTGTGTATGAGGATACAGAGGCTCTAAACGCGTGGTTTCGCGACACCTGTCAATCTGCCATAGACATTGCGGCTCCATTAAAGACCAGGCAGCAGAAAGCCAAATCAGAGCCCTGGCTGAACGAAACAACCCGCACTGCCAGACAGGATTGTCGAAAAGCTGAGCGAAAGtggaaaaaggacaaattaCAAGTGTCTTTTCAGACACTGAGGGACTGCTGGCGTCACTACCAATCCACTGTGAAAGAGGctaaaagacaatatttttctgatatcgttgttttaaattgtcataaGCCTCGTGTGCTGTTTAAAGTTATCAACTCTGTTCTGAATGCACCACAGAGAGGAATTGAGGCctcccctgctgtgtgtgagaaCTTTCTTCATCACTTCATTGACAAAGTCACATCTGCCAGAGCACTTAATTCACCTCCTGCTTCTgatccttcagtgtttgtcccCTGCTCTGCTGTGTTGGACACGTTTGAGCCTGTGACCCTGTCTTTTGTGCAGGTGATTGTGGGTCACTTGAAGCCCTCAGGCTCTCCGGATGATACTGTCCCGCCTCGTTTATTTAAGGAGGTTTTTCCCACTGTTGGGCCATCTTGTCTCTCAGTTATTAATAGCAGTCTGTCCACTGGAGTAGTCCCTGTAAATCTTAAACATGCAGTTGTGCAGCCTTTACTAAAAAAGCCTGGACTGGACCCTGCTGTTTTGGCAAATTACAGGCCTCTCTCAAAATTGCCTTTCTTCTCTAAAATCTTAGAGAAGATTGTGTATTCCCAACTCatggactttttaaatcaacaaaatgttctAGAGATTTTCCAATCAGGTTTTAAAACTTTGCACAGCACAGAATCAGcacttttaagagtttttaatgACATCTTTTTAGCTACTGACTCTGGTCACTGTGTTGTCCTTGTACTTTTAGATTTGACTGCAGCATTCGATACAGTGGACCATGATATATTGATTGCTCGTTTGGAGCAGTGGGTGGGCATCAGTGGCACAGCACTAGAGTGGTTCAGGTCCTACCTGTCACATCGGACTTTCTGTGTCAGCCTTGATGACTCTGTGTCCTCCACTGCTCCTCTTTCATGTGGGGTACCACAGGGCTCTGTGCTTggccctcttttattttctctttatcttttacCACTTGGCTCTATTCTGAGGAAACATggcatttcttttcattgctaTGCGGATGACAGCCAGATCTATGTCCCCCTCAAAAAGGCTGATTCGTACTCCACTAACCCactgcaaaaatgtttacatgacatTAAAGCTTGGATGTCGTTAAATTTTttgaattttaatgaaaacaagacagaagtcATGGTCTTTGGTGGCACTTCTGTGACCCTCCCCCAAGTTGATCTGGTTTCTCTGGCACAGTATCACAAGCCAGTTGTGAACAATCTGGGTGTAAAAGTGGACTCAGACCTTAAATTTGACAGCCAGATTAAAGCTGTGGTGAAGTCTAGTTTTTTCCAGTTAAGGCAGCTGGCAAAAATTAAACCAGTCCTTCAGAGACAGCAATTTGAGACAGTAATCCACGCCTTTGTGACCACTAGGCTGGACTACTGTAATGCACTGTATATGGGGGTTAGTGGGTCCTCCATTGCGCGTCTTCAACTGGTTCAAAATGTTGCTGCACGTCTTTTAACTGGCACAAGCAAGTATGAGCACATCTCACCTATTTTAGCTTCACTTCACTGGCTGCCCGTCCattttaggattcattttaaaattcttttattttcttttaaagccttaaatggaCTTGCCCCTCCTTACCTTTCTGAATTGCTGCACCCCTACATGCCTAGCCGATCTCTCAGGTCAgctgaccagctgctcctgacagTCCCTAAAGCTAGGCTTAAGCTCAGAGGGGACCGAGCTTTTGCTATTGCTGCTCCAAGGCTTTGGAATGGGCTGCCGCTGCACATTAGGCAGGCCTCTTCTCTATCTCGTGTTAAAACTCTTCTTAAAACctacttcttttctttggcttttaccCCCACGTAGAgtgttgattttatgtgttttatgtgactgtatttgttttatgtgtacacatgcatatttttatatatttttatttatttgttatctctattttactctcttgtgcagcactttggaaaccttgtgtttgtttaaacttgtgctatataaataaagtggattggattggattggataaTAATCAGCATGCCATAAACATCAATAAGAGGTGTGAACAATGGTGTGGTGGGGACTCAGGCAGtcagcctcctctcctcacttctCACACCTCCAAGTACAGGGAGCTCATTACCGCTGGCTGTACACTAGTGCACCGTCAACCAGGGAACTCATTATTTTCACAAGCGATGACTCTACCTGTGTTCTTTTATGGAAAAACATATTTGTGCCAGGTCAATAGATCCAAAAACACAATCGGAAACACTTGGAAAAAGTTTCACTTGGACTAAAGGATGacaaaattagattttgatGATCAAAGATTATATGGTGAATCATGATAAAGGGGTTatgacatacatacatatccaAACAGTTTTCCATACCTCTATTAAAACAAACGTTTTACTACATTAGGCAACATCCCCATAAATTCCACATGTTGtgttatcactctccagagtgtccaGAGTTGATACACATACATCCtcagtttctttccttttcagTGACCATCTTCATCATATATCTTTTCTGAAAGTGTGTGATAACTGCTATTGAGGGATCAAtacaataaatgtttatatctatATCTGCCTCTTCTAattgaacatagatctaagaaagatatcggccgataaatcggtatcagatttttttcagtcaatcaatcaatcaatcaatcattatttgtaaagcgccaattcatgaGAAGTGCTATCCTGaggtgctttacaaaagagcatatgggataatatgcaggaaggatttctcctatGTATTCCttacgttcctgttgtccacacttccttgctgctgaggtggaggtcggagcaggctgtgcatgaatgaggacggttgttgttgggacgacacagtccaatggttTTGGCTGGGCGTCGGGTGGTTGGGACGTCACAGACCGATGGTGGAGGCTAGGCATCGGGCGGTGGTTGATGGTGGCCAGCATAACATCTTTATGAATTAATAGACAAATTTGGAGAAGATGGGAACAATTCATAGCGCTCAGACATGTGACtggctttttaaattttttaaatttatcctttattttagcagggaggaTCCACTGAGACCGAAGTCTCTTTTCCAGGGGTGCcctgcagcaatacaaaaatagaaaccgcacaaatataaacatattaacagttaacaataatagcatctagacactgaaacacatattcacacaaacCATGTCGTAAACCAtgtccatttaaatgaattcacattgtgaaacagtTGCAATTTCTTTCCTGAGGTAGTTTGGACACGAGGTCtttaaaaaagctgtttgaaaCAAGAGAGGGCAACTTAACTATCCTCTGAAGGTCATTCCACATAACTGGTGCAGCAACACTAAAGGCAGTCTTTCCCCATTCAGTTCTAAACCTCAGTGTTTTCAAAGTTATCCAGTTTTGAGATCTTGTCGAATGGCTCGATATGTTTATAGACAGGAGAGTAGTAAGGTAAGAAGGGAGTTTACCTATGAGTGCCttgtaaatacacaaaatactgTGCTGCTTTCTCCGTTGACCCAACGAGGACCAGCCTACAGAACGATAAAGGTCATAATGATGAGTTCGAAACCTGTCACCTGtgataaagcaaaaaaaagcacTGTGGTATAAGGCATCTAAAGGCTTCAAGACAGAAGCAGATGCGTACATGTAGAGTGTGTCTCCATATTCCAAAACGGGCAGTATTGTAGCCTGGACAATCTTTTTTCTATTATGCACTGTTAGGCAGGATTTGTTCCTATACAGAAAACCGAGTTGCggttttatttttccagataAACAAGAAATGTGAGACCTACACGACAAATCATGATCTAACCAGATACCTAGATATTTAAACTGTTGAATACACTCAATGTTGACATTGTCTACTGTTGACAATGTGGCATTAATGGATTCAACGGTCTGGAGAAGatcatatattttgttttttcggGGTTCAGTTTCAGAGTTTGCTGGAAAGAGTTAAAATCGGTCTGTAGCAATGAAAGGGCTTGATTATTGGAGGGCGCAATGGCATATAATATTGCATCGTCAGCAAACAGGTGAATTTTAcagttttcaatattttctgcAATGCTATTTATATACATTGTAAACAGAATTGGTCCAAGGATAGATTCCTGAGGTACTTCTTTGTTGACCTCCATGAAGGGGGACTTTACATTATCCACAACTATTGCTTGAGTTCGAGTAGTTGTGGAACCAGTTCAATCAAATCCAAAAGATGACAGTCTACTTAACAAAATAAGGTGGTCGACTGTATCAAATGCCTTGGACAAGTCAATGAAGAGGGCTGCACATTTTTGACCATTATTAATTGAGTTAATTATATCATTTATTACCAGGGTTGCTGCTGATATTGTACCATGGCCCAGTCGGAATCCTGATTGATAGGGAGTAAGaatgttattttcatttatgaAATCACGCAGTTGCTGATTTACCAGTGATTCAAAGACCTTCGCCAAGCAAGAAAGTTTAGAGATGGGACGGTAGTTGTTAAAATCACTTGGATCCCCCCCTTTGAATAGTGATAAGACATGTGCTGCTTTCCAAATTTTCGGAATCATCCCAGTTGAAAGggataaattaaaaatatatgttaatGGTTTCACAATGAACGAGGTGGGCAGTCCAATGATAAGCGGTTCAAGTTGATCCTCCCCCatggatttttttgtatttatagtAAGTAATGAGGTTAGTACCTCTTCCTCTGTAAAGAGGCCTTAAGCAGTCATCTTGAGGCTGTTCATTGAGACACCCAGCCATATTTGCATCCACAAAATAATTTCCTACATCAATGAAATTCTGATTAAAGTTATGAGCCATTGCTTGATGGTCAGAAACAAGTCCATTTTTAGTGACAATGTACTGAGGAAGGGATGAAACTGAGTTGGATTTCAGCAAGTTTACTGTTTTCCAAAATTGTGAGGGGTTGTTTCATTGTTAGTTAGTGAGGTGATGAAGTAATTTGATTTCGCTTTCTTTATTAACCCAGAGCATTTGTTTCTGAGCTTTCGAAAAAGCTGCCAGTCACTCACTGAGTTAGTCTCTCTGGCTCATTGCCATGCTTTGTCTCTGTTGTATAGCAAATTTGATAACCCATTTGAAAACCAGGGGTTTGATCAATTTTTTACCCTTAGTCTCTTAATGGGGGCATgcttatttaaaatagaattaaaGGTCTCACAAAAGGAGgcctggagggaaaaaaagagctcaAGAAATTAACGGCCACAAAGAACACTGTTCACCATCTCTTCAACACGACACACGTTTACATCTCCTGACAACCGCTGACCAAGAAAGAAAGATACAGTCAGGGTCGTGTTATAGTTAGCAGTGTCCCGTGGGGGAAAATAATTATTTCCCCCAGCTACCAATAATGCAAACTCGCAGATTTCTGATAAATACGCTAACAAGctgtaatgtattttttttaacggcTCCATTTAATTTTGATGTAACGGTTcttcaagaggcttaaaacccacctcagctccagctctcagtctgttgttaggttgattgaaagttaggttgagacaggatttccagcatgacTGCGGCTGACGATGAGCCtacagagccccctgcaggaacagatggctgacatcactcaggcttcatccattaatgtttacagtctatggggctAGATGCTAAATGTCACACAGTCACTTACAGCCTGCTGTGTTATATCAACATGCACGAGAACTAAAGTAAATGGTTccgataaaaagaaaaataagagacaCATTAATGAGGGCACTAAACATAATGATgtataaaatcaaacaaacaaaaaacagtcaataataaacaGTCTAaaagaggacaaagacaaaggttgCACAAAACGACTCTTAACTCTCTAAAATAGGATACAAATATGCAACCAACCAAATAGACATAGGACAGGCTCAAGACCATGACGGAAAGACTTTTGGCATCCCTGAAATGGCTTAAATTGCCTGAGCTTAAAAATGACGACATGAAAGGGATATTTATCTGAGCTAAAAGATGCCATGACATAGACCTTACGAACAACACAAACCAATAAATTAAAATTGAGCATCCAACTGTTATATTCCGGAAGTCCACCATTTCCTGTTCATGTGATTTgtcttcactttctgttttatttttgtatcctGGTGctttttccacaatttcccagtttgggatcaataaagtaattatattctattctattgtatCATATCTAGTCTTACTTCCTGCCATTTTTTCAGTTTCCTGCCTTTTGTCCCAACGCCCCATCTGCAATTAGTCTGaccttatactgtatatatcctTGTGTTTCCACCAGCCTTCTGCCATATTTTCATGGTCTCCTTTGTGTGCTCATGCTTTCCAGACTTGTTTGCTTATCCGCTTTGaactttgtttggattttttgaTTGGTGGATGTGACCTCGTTGAATTTCTTCTCTGTGTAAGGCCTACGAACATTTAAGTTACTGTAATCACTTCTTCTTACTAACTGGTGTTTGTGTCCCGGCCTATccttttgtatttgagtttggTATTGAATTGTTACACCGACACCTTAATTAGCCAAATACAGCAAAATATGCAGGGAAAAGCACAAATACCCACACGCCCATGGCTGGTCTGTGCACTATGTTGGACCGGTTCTATGTAGACCACCAGACCATGTTtggttatatattttttcacctCCCCCCTTTCCTAAACCTAaacttctccctctccctccctgacgTCAAGGGGACCCGTCAGGTCGACTCAGCCCCCATTTCCCAAACACAACCTCAGACTGTgagttaaagctgaaatccatCCACTCCCTGAGAATGCCCTTGACCATCTGGGGCTTGTGCGGGATGGGACATCTGCCTACCCCTTGTCACCCCCTTCTAACcaccacacacaaactgcacagagcacacacagacatatatgTTGCTCTACCATAtcatcctctccatctccaGACTCTCCACaccaccagcagagggagccagAGCTGCTTGCTGCAGAGCCATTTGAGGCAACCATAAGAACTGAGGTGGATAAAATCTTGATGCTGATGAAgggagaaatgaaagaaaagctcCTACTCCACCAGGACCTCTGTGGCAGAACatagaaaccacacacacatatacatttgGGGAAAATCACTGGTTACTGGAGGTTGACGACACGAATCATCGGTGACTCTAACCTCTCCAGTATCCCTTCACTCACAGACCAGCTCCTACAGGTAGACAATTATCCCTGAGCTAGTTTAAGCCACATGAAAGACATACTCCAAAAACTCACCCCTCACCCTTTCAGAACATGAACCAGCCTCATTTCTCAAACAGTTAAAGCAAATGTAGAAAACTTGCCAGATCACCTTTCCCAACAGCATCATCTACACCCCTGTAATAAACTTCTCAAACAGACTCTACTCACCAAACTGAACGACCCCATAGCCTCCAAGTTCACTCCCATTCCAGAAATTATTGTCCATTCCAGACAGAATACACATATGTAGTCTTCCACTGATTCAGCACTTTTTTTAtatagaaaaatgtatttattctttcTATTCTGTGTGgtcagttttctttattttctgttatttttcttttatctttaaaattgAGAACATTAGCTTTTCTTTGGGTTCAGTTTATAACATATGGTGTAAATTAAGTTTTGACCACCAATAAAACTATACATTTTTAAGTACTTTTTTACACATCTACAAATTCTTACAGTGCACAATAGAGCTGGGACTGGCATGAGTCAGGTTAACGTCTCTACAGGCAGAATGGGCTGCTGCTGGGGCCTCTGACAAATTCCTCGTTAAAGCCTACCACCTAGTGGGGGATTGTTGTAACTGCGAGCACTTTGTGCCACAGTCACATTATTAGGTTCATTTATAGCCAGTCCATTTTATATaaatgattttcctttttttaaccacaatTTAAACATTCCTTCCCCCTTACaatcactttttattatttgttttgttgttgttattcttttcaGTAAGACAATATGTTTAATCAATTGGGCTTCAATAATTAGGATGCTGgctttaaatataatataatatcacaGCTGAGAgatgaggagacagacagaaagttcacaaagacacttaaaaagaaacaatgagGAGAAGTTTCTCTCAGCTTTTCAGAAAAAGGCAATAGTCTAATTCATAGAAAGTTACAACATGCCCAAAACAGagccacatgttttttttaaatctatagaATACCTCTGAACTGTCTTTAGTTGTTGTTGggaagaacatgcaaactccaaacTGAAAGGCTGA includes these proteins:
- the LOC132979867 gene encoding trace amine-associated receptor 1-like, with the translated sequence MEPERCFESRNTSCLKSSYPIPLRVTLYIVLGVIIILTVCGNLLVTFSVAYFKQLHTPTNYLILSLAMSDLLLAIMVMFPYMIQTIESCWYFGDFFFDRYYAVCQPLLYRSKISVNVVLIMILLCWSISVILGFGMIFLKLNILGVEEFYYNHVVCEGGCVFFMSGVSSTVSSVISFYLPGIIMLCVYFKIFLVALSQFRSIQIAGCVNSNTGQTKATKTLAIVMGVFLCFWTPIFVCNITDPFISYSIPPTFFVTLGWLGNSNSAVNPIIYAFFYSWFRKAFKLLTSGNIFKSDISETTLFTE